Genomic segment of Mycobacteriales bacterium:
GCTGATCGACCGCTCGCTGTCGTTCGCCTCGCTGCTCGAGCGACGCGGGCTGGTGGTGCGCGCCGACCTGCTGCGGCCGTGGGCGCACTGGATCACTCCCGAGGCCGAGCCCCGCCGCTACGACACGAGGTTCTTCGTCGCCGCCTTGCCCGAGGGCCAGCGCACCAGGGACGTCGGCGGTGAGGCCGACCAGGTCGTGTGGCTGCGGCCGCAGGAGGCGCTGCGGCGGATGGCCGACGGCGACATGTTCATGATGCCGCCCACCGCCTACACGCTCGCCGAGCTCAGTGGCTACGACACCGTCGACGAGGTGCTCGAGGCCGGGAGCCGGCGCGACGTCAAGACCGTGCTGCCCAAGATCGTGGTCGACGCCGACGAGACCCGCCTGCTGTTGCCGCACGAGGAGGGATACCCCGCGTGACCGGGGCGCCCGAGCCCGCCACCGCCCGCGCGACCCGGATCCTCGCCCCCAATCCCGGGCCGATGACCCTCGACGGC
This window contains:
- a CDS encoding NUDIX hydrolase — encoded protein: AELPVNAWDGPPADDWAGILHADAAVARALVCAAVRETFEESGVLLAGEHAGEVVVDTTGDDWETERQALIDRSLSFASLLERRGLVVRADLLRPWAHWITPEAEPRRYDTRFFVAALPEGQRTRDVGGEADQVVWLRPQEALRRMADGDMFMMPPTAYTLAELSGYDTVDEVLEAGSRRDVKTVLPKIVVDADETRLLLPHEEGYPA